In Symphalangus syndactylus isolate Jambi chromosome 14, NHGRI_mSymSyn1-v2.1_pri, whole genome shotgun sequence, one DNA window encodes the following:
- the HAGHL gene encoding hydroxyacylglutathione hydrolase-like protein isoform X4 gives MKVKVIPVLEDNYMYLVIEELTREAVAVDVAVPKRLLEIVGREGVSLTAVLTTHHHWDHARGNPELARLRPGLAVLGADERIFSLTRRLAHGEELRFGAIHVRCLLTPGHTSGHMSYFLWEDDCPDPPALFSGDALSVAGCGSCLEGSAQQMYQSLAELGTLPPETVFCGHEHTLSNLEFAQKVEPCNDHVRAKLAWAKKRDEDDVPTVPSTLGEERLYNPFLRVAEEPVRKFTGKAVPADVLEALCKERARFEQVGELRQPQARALLALQWGLLSAAPHE, from the exons ATGAAGGTCAAGGTCATCCCCGTGCTCGAGGACAACTACATGTACCTGGTCATCGAGGAGCTCACGCGCGAGGCGGTGGCCGTGGACGTGGCCGTGCCCAAGAGG CTGCTGGAGATCGTGGGCCGGGAGGGGGTGTCTCTGACCGCTGTGCTGACCACCCACCATCACTG GGACCACGCGCGGGGAAACCCGGAGCTGGCGCGGCTGCGTCCCGGGCTGGCGGTGCTGGGCGCGGACGAGCGCATCTTCTCGCTGACGCGCAGGCTGGCGCACGGCGAGGAGCTGCGG TTCGGGGCCATCCACGTGCGTTGCCTCCTGACGCCCGGCCACACCTCCGGCCACATGAGCTACTTCCTGTGGGAGGACGATTGCCCGGACCCACCCGCCCTGTTCTCGG GCGACGCACTGTCGGTGGCCGGCTGCGGCTCGTGCCTGGAGGGCAGCGCCCAGCAGATGTACCAGAGTCTGGCCGAGCTGGGTACCCTGCCCCCCGAGACG GTGTTCTGCGGCCACGAGCACACGCTCAGCAACCTGGAGTTTGCGCAGAAAGTGGAGCCCTGCAACGACCACGTGAGAGCCAAGCTGGCCTGGGCTAAG AAGAGGGATGAGGATGACGTGCCCACAGTGCCGTCGACTCTGGGCGAGGAGCGCCTCTACAACCCCTTCCTGCGGGTGGC AGAGGAGCCGGTGCGCAAGTTCACGGGCAAGGCGGTCCCCGCCGACGTCCTGGAGGCGCTCTGCAAGGAGCGGGCGCGCTTCGAACAGGTGGGCGAGCTGCGGCAGCCACAGGCGCGGGCCCTCCTTGCGCTGCAGTGGGGGCTCCTAAGTGCAGCCCCACACGAGTGA
- the HAGHL gene encoding hydroxyacylglutathione hydrolase-like protein isoform X6 has product MKVKVIPVLEDNYMYLVIEELTREAVAVDVAVPKRLLEIVGREGVSLTAVLTTHHHWDHARGNPELARLRPGLAVLGADERIFSLTRRLAHGEELRFGAIHVRCLLTPGHTSGHMSYFLWEDDCPDPPALFSGDALSVAGCGSCLEGSAQQMYQSLAELGTLPPETVFCGHEHTLSNLEFAQKVEPCNDHKRDEDDVPTVPSTLGEERLYNPFLRVAEEPVRKFTGKAVPADVLEALCKERARFEQVGELRQPQARALLALQWGLLSAAPHE; this is encoded by the exons ATGAAGGTCAAGGTCATCCCCGTGCTCGAGGACAACTACATGTACCTGGTCATCGAGGAGCTCACGCGCGAGGCGGTGGCCGTGGACGTGGCCGTGCCCAAGAGG CTGCTGGAGATCGTGGGCCGGGAGGGGGTGTCTCTGACCGCTGTGCTGACCACCCACCATCACTG GGACCACGCGCGGGGAAACCCGGAGCTGGCGCGGCTGCGTCCCGGGCTGGCGGTGCTGGGCGCGGACGAGCGCATCTTCTCGCTGACGCGCAGGCTGGCGCACGGCGAGGAGCTGCGG TTCGGGGCCATCCACGTGCGTTGCCTCCTGACGCCCGGCCACACCTCCGGCCACATGAGCTACTTCCTGTGGGAGGACGATTGCCCGGACCCACCCGCCCTGTTCTCGG GCGACGCACTGTCGGTGGCCGGCTGCGGCTCGTGCCTGGAGGGCAGCGCCCAGCAGATGTACCAGAGTCTGGCCGAGCTGGGTACCCTGCCCCCCGAGACG GTGTTCTGCGGCCACGAGCACACGCTCAGCAACCTGGAGTTTGCGCAGAAAGTGGAGCCCTGCAACGACCAC AAGAGGGATGAGGATGACGTGCCCACAGTGCCGTCGACTCTGGGCGAGGAGCGCCTCTACAACCCCTTCCTGCGGGTGGC AGAGGAGCCGGTGCGCAAGTTCACGGGCAAGGCGGTCCCCGCCGACGTCCTGGAGGCGCTCTGCAAGGAGCGGGCGCGCTTCGAACAGGTGGGCGAGCTGCGGCAGCCACAGGCGCGGGCCCTCCTTGCGCTGCAGTGGGGGCTCCTAAGTGCAGCCCCACACGAGTGA
- the HAGHL gene encoding hydroxyacylglutathione hydrolase-like protein isoform X1, with protein MKVKVIPVLEDNYMYLVIEELTREAVAVDVAVPKRLLEIVGREGVSLTAVLTTHHHWDHARGNPELARLRPGLAVLGADERIFSLTRRLAHGEELRFGAIHVRCLLTPGHTSGHMSYFLWEDDCPDPPALFSGDALSVAGCGSCLEGSAQQMYQSLAELGTLPPETKVFCGHEHTLSNLEFAQKVEPCNDHVRAKLAWAKAGPLSRRVKKGGGQTLGGALRQGPMVTRACGHSRRGMRMTCPQCRRLWARSASTTPSCGWREYCCCPGASTITWTLRKVSGDRVLG; from the exons ATGAAGGTCAAGGTCATCCCCGTGCTCGAGGACAACTACATGTACCTGGTCATCGAGGAGCTCACGCGCGAGGCGGTGGCCGTGGACGTGGCCGTGCCCAAGAGG CTGCTGGAGATCGTGGGCCGGGAGGGGGTGTCTCTGACCGCTGTGCTGACCACCCACCATCACTG GGACCACGCGCGGGGAAACCCGGAGCTGGCGCGGCTGCGTCCCGGGCTGGCGGTGCTGGGCGCGGACGAGCGCATCTTCTCGCTGACGCGCAGGCTGGCGCACGGCGAGGAGCTGCGG TTCGGGGCCATCCACGTGCGTTGCCTCCTGACGCCCGGCCACACCTCCGGCCACATGAGCTACTTCCTGTGGGAGGACGATTGCCCGGACCCACCCGCCCTGTTCTCGG GCGACGCACTGTCGGTGGCCGGCTGCGGCTCGTGCCTGGAGGGCAGCGCCCAGCAGATGTACCAGAGTCTGGCCGAGCTGGGTACCCTGCCCCCCGAGACG AAGGTGTTCTGCGGCCACGAGCACACGCTCAGCAACCTGGAGTTTGCGCAGAAAGTGGAGCCCTGCAACGACCACGTGAGAGCCAAGCTGGCCTGGGCTAAGGCAGGGCCCCTTTCCCGCCGCGTCAAGAAGGGGGGGGGACAGACTTTGGGGGGGGCTCTCAGACAAGGCCCAATGGTGACCAGGGCCTGTGGTCACTCCAGAAGAGGGATGAGGATGACGTGCCCACAGTGCCGTCGACTCTGGGCGAGGAGCGCCTCTACAACCCCTTCCTGCGGGTGGCGTGAGTATTGCTGTTGTCCCGGGGCCTCCACCATTACGTGGACCCTTAGGAAGGTATCTGGGGACCGCGTGTTGGGCTGA
- the HAGHL gene encoding hydroxyacylglutathione hydrolase-like protein isoform X2 yields the protein MKVKVIPVLEDNYMYLVIEELTREAVAVDVAVPKRLLEIVGREGVSLTAVLTTHHHWDHARGNPELARLRPGLAVLGADERIFSLTRRLAHGEELRFGAIHVRCLLTPGHTSGHMSYFLWEDDCPDPPALFSGDALSVAGCGSCLEGSAQQMYQSLAELGTLPPETKVFCGHEHTLSNLEFAQKVEPCNDHVRAKLAWAKKRDEDDVPTVPSTLGEERLYNPFLRVAEEPVRKFTGKAVPADVLEALCKERARFEQVGELRQPQARALLALQWGLLSAAPHE from the exons ATGAAGGTCAAGGTCATCCCCGTGCTCGAGGACAACTACATGTACCTGGTCATCGAGGAGCTCACGCGCGAGGCGGTGGCCGTGGACGTGGCCGTGCCCAAGAGG CTGCTGGAGATCGTGGGCCGGGAGGGGGTGTCTCTGACCGCTGTGCTGACCACCCACCATCACTG GGACCACGCGCGGGGAAACCCGGAGCTGGCGCGGCTGCGTCCCGGGCTGGCGGTGCTGGGCGCGGACGAGCGCATCTTCTCGCTGACGCGCAGGCTGGCGCACGGCGAGGAGCTGCGG TTCGGGGCCATCCACGTGCGTTGCCTCCTGACGCCCGGCCACACCTCCGGCCACATGAGCTACTTCCTGTGGGAGGACGATTGCCCGGACCCACCCGCCCTGTTCTCGG GCGACGCACTGTCGGTGGCCGGCTGCGGCTCGTGCCTGGAGGGCAGCGCCCAGCAGATGTACCAGAGTCTGGCCGAGCTGGGTACCCTGCCCCCCGAGACG AAGGTGTTCTGCGGCCACGAGCACACGCTCAGCAACCTGGAGTTTGCGCAGAAAGTGGAGCCCTGCAACGACCACGTGAGAGCCAAGCTGGCCTGGGCTAAG AAGAGGGATGAGGATGACGTGCCCACAGTGCCGTCGACTCTGGGCGAGGAGCGCCTCTACAACCCCTTCCTGCGGGTGGC AGAGGAGCCGGTGCGCAAGTTCACGGGCAAGGCGGTCCCCGCCGACGTCCTGGAGGCGCTCTGCAAGGAGCGGGCGCGCTTCGAACAGGTGGGCGAGCTGCGGCAGCCACAGGCGCGGGCCCTCCTTGCGCTGCAGTGGGGGCTCCTAAGTGCAGCCCCACACGAGTGA
- the HAGHL gene encoding hydroxyacylglutathione hydrolase-like protein isoform X7 — protein sequence MKVKVIPVLEDNYMYLVIEELTREAVAVDVAVPKRLLEIVGREGVSLTAVLTTHHHWDHARGNPELARLRPGLAVLGADERIFSLTRRLAHGEELRFGAIHVRCLLTPGHTSGHMSYFLWEDDCPDPPALFSGDALSVAGCGSCLEGSAQQMYQSLAELGTLPPETKVFCGHEHTLSNLEFAQKVEPCNDHVRAKLAWVQKRDEDDVPTVPSTLGEERLYNPFLRVA from the exons ATGAAGGTCAAGGTCATCCCCGTGCTCGAGGACAACTACATGTACCTGGTCATCGAGGAGCTCACGCGCGAGGCGGTGGCCGTGGACGTGGCCGTGCCCAAGAGG CTGCTGGAGATCGTGGGCCGGGAGGGGGTGTCTCTGACCGCTGTGCTGACCACCCACCATCACTG GGACCACGCGCGGGGAAACCCGGAGCTGGCGCGGCTGCGTCCCGGGCTGGCGGTGCTGGGCGCGGACGAGCGCATCTTCTCGCTGACGCGCAGGCTGGCGCACGGCGAGGAGCTGCGG TTCGGGGCCATCCACGTGCGTTGCCTCCTGACGCCCGGCCACACCTCCGGCCACATGAGCTACTTCCTGTGGGAGGACGATTGCCCGGACCCACCCGCCCTGTTCTCGG GCGACGCACTGTCGGTGGCCGGCTGCGGCTCGTGCCTGGAGGGCAGCGCCCAGCAGATGTACCAGAGTCTGGCCGAGCTGGGTACCCTGCCCCCCGAGACG AAGGTGTTCTGCGGCCACGAGCACACGCTCAGCAACCTGGAGTTTGCGCAGAAAGTGGAGCCCTGCAACGACCACGTGAGAGCCAAGCTGGCCTGGG TCCAGAAGAGGGATGAGGATGACGTGCCCACAGTGCCGTCGACTCTGGGCGAGGAGCGCCTCTACAACCCCTTCCTGCGGGTGGCGTGA
- the HAGHL gene encoding hydroxyacylglutathione hydrolase-like protein isoform X3 — MKVKVIPVLEDNYMYLVIEELTREAVAVDVAVPKRLLEIVGREGVSLTAVLTTHHHWDHARGNPELARLRPGLAVLGADERIFSLTRRLAHGEELRFGAIHVRCLLTPGHTSGHMSYFLWEDDCPDPPALFSGDALSVAGCGSCLEGSAQQMYQSLAELGTLPPETKVFCGHEHTLSNLEFAQKVEPCNDHVRAKLAWVQKRDEDDVPTVPSTLGEERLYNPFLRVAEEPVRKFTGKAVPADVLEALCKERARFEQVGELRQPQARALLALQWGLLSAAPHE, encoded by the exons ATGAAGGTCAAGGTCATCCCCGTGCTCGAGGACAACTACATGTACCTGGTCATCGAGGAGCTCACGCGCGAGGCGGTGGCCGTGGACGTGGCCGTGCCCAAGAGG CTGCTGGAGATCGTGGGCCGGGAGGGGGTGTCTCTGACCGCTGTGCTGACCACCCACCATCACTG GGACCACGCGCGGGGAAACCCGGAGCTGGCGCGGCTGCGTCCCGGGCTGGCGGTGCTGGGCGCGGACGAGCGCATCTTCTCGCTGACGCGCAGGCTGGCGCACGGCGAGGAGCTGCGG TTCGGGGCCATCCACGTGCGTTGCCTCCTGACGCCCGGCCACACCTCCGGCCACATGAGCTACTTCCTGTGGGAGGACGATTGCCCGGACCCACCCGCCCTGTTCTCGG GCGACGCACTGTCGGTGGCCGGCTGCGGCTCGTGCCTGGAGGGCAGCGCCCAGCAGATGTACCAGAGTCTGGCCGAGCTGGGTACCCTGCCCCCCGAGACG AAGGTGTTCTGCGGCCACGAGCACACGCTCAGCAACCTGGAGTTTGCGCAGAAAGTGGAGCCCTGCAACGACCACGTGAGAGCCAAGCTGGCCTGGG TCCAGAAGAGGGATGAGGATGACGTGCCCACAGTGCCGTCGACTCTGGGCGAGGAGCGCCTCTACAACCCCTTCCTGCGGGTGGC AGAGGAGCCGGTGCGCAAGTTCACGGGCAAGGCGGTCCCCGCCGACGTCCTGGAGGCGCTCTGCAAGGAGCGGGCGCGCTTCGAACAGGTGGGCGAGCTGCGGCAGCCACAGGCGCGGGCCCTCCTTGCGCTGCAGTGGGGGCTCCTAAGTGCAGCCCCACACGAGTGA
- the HAGHL gene encoding hydroxyacylglutathione hydrolase-like protein isoform X5, producing the protein MKVKVIPVLEDNYMYLVIEELTREAVAVDVAVPKRLLEIVGREGVSLTAVLTTHHHWDHARGNPELARLRPGLAVLGADERIFSLTRRLAHGEELRFGAIHVRCLLTPGHTSGHMSYFLWEDDCPDPPALFSGDALSVAGCGSCLEGSAQQMYQSLAELGTLPPETKVFCGHEHTLSNLEFAQKVEPCNDHKRDEDDVPTVPSTLGEERLYNPFLRVAEEPVRKFTGKAVPADVLEALCKERARFEQVGELRQPQARALLALQWGLLSAAPHE; encoded by the exons ATGAAGGTCAAGGTCATCCCCGTGCTCGAGGACAACTACATGTACCTGGTCATCGAGGAGCTCACGCGCGAGGCGGTGGCCGTGGACGTGGCCGTGCCCAAGAGG CTGCTGGAGATCGTGGGCCGGGAGGGGGTGTCTCTGACCGCTGTGCTGACCACCCACCATCACTG GGACCACGCGCGGGGAAACCCGGAGCTGGCGCGGCTGCGTCCCGGGCTGGCGGTGCTGGGCGCGGACGAGCGCATCTTCTCGCTGACGCGCAGGCTGGCGCACGGCGAGGAGCTGCGG TTCGGGGCCATCCACGTGCGTTGCCTCCTGACGCCCGGCCACACCTCCGGCCACATGAGCTACTTCCTGTGGGAGGACGATTGCCCGGACCCACCCGCCCTGTTCTCGG GCGACGCACTGTCGGTGGCCGGCTGCGGCTCGTGCCTGGAGGGCAGCGCCCAGCAGATGTACCAGAGTCTGGCCGAGCTGGGTACCCTGCCCCCCGAGACG AAGGTGTTCTGCGGCCACGAGCACACGCTCAGCAACCTGGAGTTTGCGCAGAAAGTGGAGCCCTGCAACGACCAC AAGAGGGATGAGGATGACGTGCCCACAGTGCCGTCGACTCTGGGCGAGGAGCGCCTCTACAACCCCTTCCTGCGGGTGGC AGAGGAGCCGGTGCGCAAGTTCACGGGCAAGGCGGTCCCCGCCGACGTCCTGGAGGCGCTCTGCAAGGAGCGGGCGCGCTTCGAACAGGTGGGCGAGCTGCGGCAGCCACAGGCGCGGGCCCTCCTTGCGCTGCAGTGGGGGCTCCTAAGTGCAGCCCCACACGAGTGA